In Terriglobia bacterium, a genomic segment contains:
- a CDS encoding DUF4440 domain-containing protein produces the protein MGRKTFVAVALLLCGVLVWSSSGTAAPAAADPAVLLQADEAFDAARAERGLEGFASFIAEDVTTIRPNQPIVRGKDSFLAGWKEAYAVPGLSVRWKPEVARISDDGTLGFTLGAYHATQTDNGVTKSVGTGKYATIWRRQSDGSWKVVFDTGVRDTPPAAPAAPRKP, from the coding sequence GTGGGAAGAAAGACATTCGTTGCGGTGGCGCTGCTTCTGTGCGGCGTGCTGGTGTGGAGTTCTTCGGGGACGGCCGCGCCGGCGGCCGCGGACCCCGCGGTGTTGCTGCAAGCCGATGAGGCGTTTGACGCCGCCAGAGCGGAACGCGGCTTGGAGGGCTTTGCCTCGTTCATTGCCGAGGACGTGACCACCATCCGTCCCAATCAGCCGATCGTCCGCGGCAAGGACTCTTTTCTCGCGGGCTGGAAGGAGGCCTATGCCGTGCCCGGGCTTTCCGTGCGCTGGAAGCCGGAAGTGGCGCGGATTTCGGACGACGGCACGCTGGGCTTCACCCTCGGCGCGTACCACGCGACGCAGACCGATAACGGCGTCACGAAATCCGTGGGCACCGGGAAATACGCGACCATCTGGCGCCGGCAATCCGACGGCTCCTGGAAAGTGGTCTTCGACACTGGCGTCCGGGATACGCCGCCCGCGGCTCCTGCGGCGCCGCGCAAGCCCTGA
- a CDS encoding nuclear transport factor 2 family protein, translated as MAAALPAPVQGYFDAVHASQPDALAKCFAEDAEVHFPMQDPVIGRAKIREFYAGVFVFYARRHDEITAVYKSESGNVATEIHFDGATGDGKHVTFDAVDVFTVRSNKIQKLRIFYDSAKVLQMLGALPSASR; from the coding sequence ATGGCCGCAGCGCTACCCGCACCCGTGCAAGGTTATTTTGACGCCGTTCACGCCAGCCAGCCCGATGCCCTGGCCAAATGCTTCGCCGAAGACGCAGAAGTGCACTTTCCCATGCAGGACCCGGTCATCGGCCGCGCCAAAATCCGCGAGTTTTATGCCGGGGTCTTTGTCTTCTACGCCCGGCGCCACGACGAAATCACCGCCGTGTACAAGAGCGAGAGCGGCAACGTGGCCACGGAGATCCACTTCGACGGCGCCACCGGCGACGGCAAGCACGTCACCTTCGACGCCGTGGACGTCTTCACCGTGCGCAGCAACAAGATCCAGAAGCTGCGCATCTTCTACGACAGCGCCAAGGTCCTGCAGATGCTCGGCGCGCTCCCCAGCGCCTCCCGGTAG
- a CDS encoding PaaI family thioesterase produces MYHGAPINQWFQPRLRIPEKGSAEIELAVRKEFYHSAGAAHGSIYFKALDDATFFAVQSLHPETFVLTASFNLYFLRPVTEGKLLARGRVVSRARRLYIAEGVLFDSHGKEAARGSGSFVPSAIPLTPEMGYR; encoded by the coding sequence ATGTACCACGGCGCGCCCATCAACCAGTGGTTTCAGCCGCGCCTGCGCATTCCGGAAAAAGGCAGCGCGGAGATCGAGCTCGCGGTGCGCAAGGAGTTTTACCACTCCGCCGGCGCGGCCCACGGTTCCATCTATTTCAAGGCCCTGGACGACGCCACGTTTTTCGCCGTGCAGTCGCTACATCCGGAGACTTTCGTGCTCACGGCCTCCTTCAATCTCTACTTCCTGCGCCCGGTCACCGAAGGAAAGCTGCTCGCGCGCGGCCGCGTGGTGAGCCGCGCCAGGCGCTTGTACATCGCCGAAGGCGTGCTCTTCGACAGCCACGGCAAGGAAGCCGCGCGCGGCAGCGGCAGCTTCGTGCCCAGCGCCATCCCGCTGACCCCCGAAATGGGCTATCGCTGA
- a CDS encoding PilZ domain-containing protein, producing MDKKPAKEVRRFPRITLPKGMQVAWQAGAHKEVSRVQSLGLGGLFITTPNPPPVGTILKLVFQVPNGEVRARATVRSAKPGEGMGIQFTGMDYDHRARLDLLLKRLLS from the coding sequence ATGGACAAAAAGCCTGCGAAAGAGGTACGACGCTTTCCCCGCATCACCCTGCCGAAGGGCATGCAGGTGGCCTGGCAGGCCGGGGCGCACAAGGAAGTCTCCCGGGTGCAATCGCTCGGTCTGGGCGGGCTGTTCATCACCACGCCGAATCCGCCGCCCGTCGGCACCATTCTGAAGTTGGTCTTCCAGGTGCCCAACGGGGAAGTGCGCGCACGCGCCACGGTCCGCTCCGCCAAACCCGGAGAGGGCATGGGCATCCAATTTACGGGCATGGACTACGACCACCGCGCGCGGCTGGACCTGCTCCTGAAGCGCCTGCTGAGCTGA